A window from Festucalex cinctus isolate MCC-2025b chromosome 4, RoL_Fcin_1.0, whole genome shotgun sequence encodes these proteins:
- the rhcga gene encoding rh family, C glycoprotein a — MGNVCEVICNVRKNTNVRISLPAVCFVWQIAMVVLFGVFIRYDDESDAHWEEYKESHNITSDIENDFYFRYPSFQDVHVMIFVGFGFLMTFLKRYSFGAVGFNFLIAAFGLQWALLMQGWFHALDPKTGKITIGVESLINADFCCAGSLIAYGALLGKVSPVQTLVFTLFGVTLFAVEEFIILSLLHCRDAGGSMVIHAFGGYYGLGISWVLYRPKLNLNKLNGSVYHSDVFAMIGTLFLWMFWPSFNSAITDHGAGQHRTAINTYIALASSVLTTVAISSLSQKRGKLDMVHIQNATLAGGVAMGTAAEFMIMPYGALIVGFLTGIISTFGYLFVTPFLEKYLKLQDTCGVHNLHAVPGMLGGFTGAIVAASATESVYSKQGLIDTFDFEGRFAGRSVGTQGGFQAAGTCVAIVFGLVGGALVGVILRIPIWGDPADDQCFEDEVYWEVPEEEESIPPVLEYNNHMINKHPELSESNFSEEQS, encoded by the exons ATGGGCAACGTCTGCGAGGTCATCTGCAATGTCCGTAAGAACACTAACGTGCGGATCAGCCTGCCCGCCGTCTGCTTCGTGTGGCAGATTGCGATGGTCGTTCTCTTTGGAGTGTTCATCCGCTACGATGACGAGTCGGATGCTCACTGGGAAGAATACAAAGAATCCCACAACATCACCAGCGATATCGAGAATGACTTCTACTTCAGATATCCTA GTTTCCAGGACGTCCACGTCATGATCTTTGTTGGATTCGGTTTCCTGATGACCTTTCTGAAGCGTTACAGCTTTGGGGCAGTGGGCTTCAACTTCCTGATCGCCGCCTTCGGCCTGCAGTGGGCTCTCCTGATGCAGGGTTGGTTCCACGCTCTTGACCCAAAGACCGGAAAAATCACCATCGGAGTTGAGAG TTTGATCAATGCTGACTTCTGTTGTGCCGGCTCGCTGATTGCTTACGGTGCCCTGTTGGGTAAAGTCAGCCCTGTCCAGACCTTGGTTTTCACCTTGTTTGGTGTCACGCTCTTCGCTGTGGAGGAATTCATCATCCTCAGCCTGCTACAT TGCAGAGATGCTGGGGGCTCCATGGTCATTCACGCCTTCGGGGGATATTATGGTCTGGGCATCTCCTGGGTTCTGTACCGACCAAAACTTAATCTAAACAAACTGAATGGATCAGTGTACCACTCCGATGTGTTCGCCATGATCG GTACATTGTTCTTGTGGATGTTCTGGCCCAGTTTCAACTCGGCCATCACAGACCACGGCGCCGGTCAGCACAGAACAGCCATCAACACATACATCGCCCTGGCGTCCTCCGTCCTCACCACTGTCGCCATATCCAGCTTGTCACAGAAGAGAGGCAAACTTGACATG GTACATATCCAGAACGCCACCTTGGCTGGTGGCGTTGCTATGGGAACTGCGGCTGAGTTCATGATCATGCCCTACGGAGCGCTCATTGTGGGCTTCCTCACTGGCATCATCTCGACTTTCGGATATCTTTTTGTCACG CCCTTTTTGGAAAAGTACCTGAAACTGCAGGACACATGTGGTGTCCACAACCTGCACGCTGTACCAGGCATGCTAGGCGGCTTTACTGGTGCAATTGTTGCCGCTTCCGCCACGGAAAGTGTTTACAGCAAGCAGGG ACTGATCGACACGTTTGACTTTGAAGGAAGATTTGCGGGCAGGTCTGTGGGCACGCAGGGGGGCTTCCAGGCTGCTGGCACGTGTGTAGCTATCGTTTTTGGGCTAGTAGGAGGAGCTCTTGTTG GTGTCATCCTGAGGATCCCAATCTGGGGCGACCCTGCTGACGACCAATGCTTCGAGGATGAAGTCTACTGGGAG GTCCCGGAGGAAGAGGAGAGCATCCCTCCGGTGTTGGAGTACAACAACCACATGATCAACAAGCACCCAGAGCT ATCGGAG